One region of Tamandua tetradactyla isolate mTamTet1 chromosome 6, mTamTet1.pri, whole genome shotgun sequence genomic DNA includes:
- the CCNE2 gene encoding G1/S-specific cyclin-E2 produces MSRRSSRLQAKQQSQSCQTDSPQEAQIIQAKKRKTAQDVKKRKEEVTKKHQYEIRNCWPPVLSGGISPCTIIETPHKETVTSDFSRFTNYRFKNLFINPSPLPDLSWGCSKDVWLNMLKKETRYVHDKHFEVLHSDLEPQMRSILLDWLLEVCEVYTLHRETFYLAQDFFDRFMLTQKDINKNMLQLIGITSLFIASKLEEIYAPKLQEFAYVTDGACSEEDILRMELIILKALKWELCPVTVISWLNLFLQVDALKDAPKVLLPQYSQEKFIQIAQLLDLCILAINSLEFQYRILAAAALCHFTSLEVVKKASGLEWDNISECVDWMVPFVNVVKGISPVKLKAFKKIPMEDRHNIQTHTNYLAMLDEVNYVNTFRKGQVSPVCNGGIMTPPKSTEKPTGKH; encoded by the exons ATGTCAAGACGCAG TAGCCGTTTACAAGCTAAGCAACAGTCTCAGTCCTGCCAGACGGATTCCCCCCAAGAAGCCCAGATAATCCAAGCcaagaagagaaaaacagcccag GatgtcaaaaaaagaaaggaggaggtcACCAAGAAACATCAGTATGAGATTAGG AATTGTTGGCCACCTGTATTATCTGGGGGGATCAGTCCTTGCACTATCATTGAAACACCCCACAAAGAAACAGTAACAAGTGACTTCTCCAGATTTAcaaattacagatttaaaaatctttttattaatcCTTCACCTTTGCCTGATTTAAG CTGGGGATGTTCAAAGGATGTTTGGCtaaacatgttaaaaaaagagaCCAGATATGTTCATGACAAGCATTTTGAAGTTCTGCATTCTGACTTGGAACCACAGATGAGGTCAATACTCCTAGACTGGCTTTTAGAG GTATGTGAAGTATATACACTTCATAGGGAGACATTTTATCTTGCGCAAGACTTTTTTGATAGATTTATgttgacacaaaaggacataaataaaaatatgcttcAACTCATTGGAATTACCTCATTATTCATTGCTTCCAAACTTGAG gaaaTCTATGCTCCTAAACTCCAAGAGTTTGCTTATGTCACTGATGGTGCTTGCAGTGAAGAAGATATCTTAAGGATGGAACTCATTATATTAAAG GCTTTAAAATGGGAACTTTGTCCTGTAACAGTCATCTCCTGGCTAAATCTCTTTCTCCAAGTTGATGCTCTTAAAGATGCTCCTAAAGTTCTTCTACCTCAGTATTCTCAGGAAAAGTTCATTCAAATAGCTcag CTTTTAGATTTGTGTATTCTAGCCATCAATTCACTAGAGTTCCAGTACAGAATACTGGCAGCTGCTGCCTTGTGCCATTTTACCTCTCTTGAAGTGGTTAAGAAAGCCTCAG GTTTGGAATGGGATAACATTTCAGAATGTGTAGACTGGATGGTGCCTTTTGTCAATGTAGTGAAAGGTATTAGTCCAGTGaaactgaaggcttttaagaagatTCCTATGGAAGACAGACACAATAtccagacacatactaattatcTGGCTATGCTG GATGAAGTCAATTATGTAAACACCTTCAGAAAAGGACAGGTGTCACCAGTGTGCAATGGAGGTATTATGACACCACCGAAGAGCACCGAAAAACCAACAGGAAAACACTAA